A portion of the Natronococcus sp. AD-5 genome contains these proteins:
- a CDS encoding DUF2240 family protein, translated as MSLRVAAAAPFIQNGSRRLQENEFVVALSLDRDWFSPDQAKRLIDVAVRDGLLEHDGGELVAAFDPAEVTIPDEFVPDEDLLRERSAFERVLDALVAEGMEKHDAVGAINGLQQELGLTIEAAAVVYARREGIDVDDLVPVARSALIEER; from the coding sequence ATGAGTCTTCGCGTCGCCGCCGCCGCGCCGTTCATCCAGAACGGGAGTCGCCGGCTGCAGGAAAACGAGTTCGTCGTCGCGCTCTCGCTCGATCGCGACTGGTTCTCCCCCGATCAGGCAAAACGGCTGATCGACGTCGCAGTTCGGGACGGGCTGCTCGAGCACGACGGCGGGGAACTCGTGGCCGCGTTCGATCCCGCCGAGGTGACGATCCCCGACGAGTTCGTTCCGGACGAGGACCTCTTGCGGGAGCGCTCCGCCTTCGAGCGCGTTCTCGACGCGCTCGTCGCCGAGGGCATGGAGAAACACGACGCCGTCGGCGCGATCAACGGCCTCCAGCAGGAACTCGGACTCACGATCGAGGCCGCGGCGGTCGTTTACGCCCGCCGCGAGGGAATCGACGTCGACGACCTCGTCCCCGTCGCACGGTCGGCGCTGATCGAAGAGCGTTAG